A genomic window from Bacilli bacterium PM5-9 includes:
- a CDS encoding large subunit ribosomal protein L19 (product_source=KO:K02884; cog=COG0335; ko=KO:K02884; pfam=PF01245; superfamily=50104; tigrfam=TIGR01024), whose translation MNLGIVKELTNKQLKTDIPEFGSGDTVKVFVKIIEGSRERIQMFEGVVIKRQGGGISETYTVRKISNGVGVERTFPLHSPKVDHIEVVKRGKVRRNKLFYLRERSGKSARIKEKR comes from the coding sequence ATGAATTTAGGTATTGTAAAAGAGCTTACTAATAAGCAATTAAAAACTGATATTCCTGAGTTTGGTTCTGGGGATACTGTAAAAGTATTCGTTAAAATCATTGAAGGAAGTCGCGAGAGAATCCAGATGTTTGAAGGAGTAGTTATTAAACGTCAAGGTGGAGGAATTTCAGAAACATATACAGTTAGAAAGATTTCTAATGGTGTTGGTGTTGAAAGAACTTTCCCATTACATTCACCAAAAGTTGATCACATTGAAGTGGTTAAACGTGGTAAAGTTAGACGTAATAAACTGTTCTATTTAAGAGAAAGATCAGGAAAATCAGCAAGAATTAAAGAAAAAAGATAA